tgtggtccaaccatagttgccatgtatggttaatCACAGTTGTCTTGTGTGTTTATCTgattgccacgtacgcgcaactgcagttgccgtctagcaacgaatcatagttgccatgtgtatttacctagttgccacgtacgcgcaactgcagttgccatccgaCAACGTAcgagtgtcgtgtgggcgaaaagcagttaCCACACGCGCGTGGACTAGGTGATGGCTGTGTtggcagaaactagttcgcccacacagcaCAGCCGGCAAACCGCGTGCTGCGGGGCGTGTAGGCGAACCCTCCAACGCCCACACATACGATGATGCCCACGTGACACTCAGATTCTAACAGATTTCTTTAGGATTCATGCAAAATAGAATCAATGGATCAAGGCGTGTGGACGATGTGCAAAAATGCCACACGTATGCGCGTTATCGTCTGGGTTATTATTTGGGACGCCCCGGTTTAGGGCATGGCATCCGGAGCTGATTGGGTGGGGTGTCCCTGGAGCTGAGCTGCCGGTGCTGGCTCCGCTGGTCAACTGGTTGAACAGTGCTCCAGCAAGCAAGCCGCGGGACGGGAGCAGCGAGAGCGAGGGAAAAGGGGGGCCGGAAGAAGACGCACGCCAGTCCGCCACCAACCGCGGCGCGTGGGAGGGCTAGCGCTAGTGCGGGCGGAGTCCCACTCCCACCCAGCAAGGAGGAGGCAACCAACCACCACGGTTGGGGTTGAGGTTGGGGTTGGGGtcaccgcccgcccgcccgccggaCGCGCCAGCGACAGCGACGAATCAATCAATCCGCCTCGTTTTGCCGCCGGGCCGGGCCGCGCCGCGCCGATCCGGTCAGCGCGCGCGTCACGCCCCactcccccgcccccgccccctctCCCCGTCGGCTATTGCGGTCCGACGCGGCGCGCGCCTCCACTCCCGCCCTCCCTCGCTGTCCGTGGCGGGCCTACCTCACGCGGCCGGCAGTTGGCAACCGTGGCCGCGCGGGCAGGCGGGCCGAGTCCTCCCTCCCCCACTTTCCGctcccaccacctcctcctccctttccccttcccccacggagaggagaggagcgggatCCTTCCCAACCCCACCTCCCGGCCCCGGCCCGGCCGCCACCCTCCCTTTTCTTTTCCGAGCTCGAATCAAGTCCCCTCGCCCTGCCGCAGCTGCCGCCGCGGCCTAGCCCTTGACTCTTCTCCACGACGCCCCGCTCTCTCCCCCGCTGCCTTTTGAGCCTTTTGACCGCTCAAACTTGCTTCTCTGCCCCCGTGATCGCGGCTAGCCATAGCCATGGGGTTATGAGTGACACAGCGCTTCCTTTGGACGCAGCTGTTCGTCCGTCCGGCAGCGGCACGGCACCCGCTGCCGCATCATAACCGCCATCTTTTCCGATCCCAGCTTCAGCTTCAGAGGCACACCATCTTCCCCTGATCGCTCACGCGGCAGGCTTCCAGCTTCAGGGATCGAGTGAAGCTCTTCTTCTTCCCGAGCGGAATTAAAGCTCTGGTGCACCAGTTTTGGCCTCAAGCGGCAGATCTTCTTCCCGGAGGGGAAGATAGTAGTCCACCGTGATCTTGTTGCCCACAGAGTCACACGGTCTGTTCCCCTGCCTACCTAAGCTCTGTTCCAGTTTTGGGGCTCCGTCTGCTCTGCTGCGGCGCCCATGGACGGCCTTCCCGACGGGgcggcgccgcccgcgcccacgccgccgcagcagcagccgAAGCGGGACGAGTGGAGCGAGAGCGGCATCTCGCGCCTGCTCGAGGCCTACGAGGCAAAGTGGCTGCTCCGCAACCGGGCCAAGCTCAAGTGGAGCGACTGGGTCGACATCGCCCACGACGTCTCCGCCCACTGCTCCTCCTCCGAGTCCGCGGCCTCCAAGCCCGGCGCCGCTGCCGGGGGCACCGCCAAGACCCCCAACCAGTGCAAGAACAAGGTCGAGTCCATGAAGAAGCGCTACCGGGCCGAGTCCGCCGCCGCAACGCGCGCCGGAGTAGCCGGGGCAGCCAGCGCCTCCGGTGGCCCGTCGTGGCGCTTCTTCGGCCGCATGGACGGGCTGCTCAAGGGGCCGGCCGCCGGCTGCTCTGGCCAGCCGCAGGCGCAACCGGAGCCGAGTTACGATGGCATGGTCCAGCCGCGAGCCCCGCTGAAAGCAGAGCCGGAGGTCGACGCCGAAGCAGACACCGCCCTCCAGCAGCCACCGGACACAGCAGGGCCGCCCGGCGCGCTCTCCGAGCTACTCAACGCAGACGCCAACGGCTCCGCAACGGTGAAGGCCGAGAAGATCGTCGATCTGGCCACGCACAAGGAGAGCAGCAGGGCGGCTGACAGCGACGCCGCAAATGTGAGCTCTCCGCGGAgcaaggaggtggaggtggaggcgaaCGATGACGGCGCCGAGGAGGTGGACACGCTGAGAAAGAGGAAGAGCCCGGAGCTGGACGTCGCGAGGAGCATCGAGCTGCTGGCGAGCTCGTTCCTGAAGATCGAGCGGGCCAGGCTGGAGGTGTACCGGGACACGGAGAGGATGCGGGCCGAGGCAGAGGTGAAGAAGGGCGAGATGGAGCTGAGGAGGACGGAGATCATGGCCAAGACGCAGTTGCAGATCGCCAGGCTCTTCGCCAAGCGGCTCAAGGAGTGCGTCGGCGGTAATGGTGGCAGCTCGTCTCAAGTGGACACCCTTGCCAAGAAAGGCGAAAATGGTTAGTCCCAACTTACCAGTAAGATTGCTGTTCATATTCAGTGCTGCAAGAACATCCTAAATAGTGGTGTGAAGTATGGATATGTAGAAGTGCATTTCCGGCTTCATCTTACACTCTATCGCTGTCAGTTAATTACTGCAATCATGCTATGTCTGGAGTTCCTTTTCTATCTATTTCTGGAAAATCATCATTTAGAGAATAGGAAATTGCAGCATGAGGATATCCTTGCACTAATATGGTAACTACTAGGAACAAGATGATCTCTGAATTCACTTTAGTTTTTGCTTCAATGGTACTAAAGGAGCTTTTCATTCTGTACTACTAGTACTGTGATGGCTCAGACACTTTCTGAGCTTGACTGAACTGAAATACATTTCTGTGGAACGGCTGAACTTTTGAAGCCTTTCCTTCCTATCGAGACCTACCATCTCATTCTACAGCGCTGTTCTACCATTTGGCTGAGGCTGAATGTTGTCCGCCGTGTGTTGCTATGTATGACTCCA
This window of the Triticum aestivum cultivar Chinese Spring chromosome 5D, IWGSC CS RefSeq v2.1, whole genome shotgun sequence genome carries:
- the LOC123122603 gene encoding trihelix transcription factor ASIL1, whose product is MDGLPDGAAPPAPTPPQQQPKRDEWSESGISRLLEAYEAKWLLRNRAKLKWSDWVDIAHDVSAHCSSSESAASKPGAAAGGTAKTPNQCKNKVESMKKRYRAESAAATRAGVAGAASASGGPSWRFFGRMDGLLKGPAAGCSGQPQAQPEPSYDGMVQPRAPLKAEPEVDAEADTALQQPPDTAGPPGALSELLNADANGSATVKAEKIVDLATHKESSRAADSDAANVSSPRSKEVEVEANDDGAEEVDTLRKRKSPELDVARSIELLASSFLKIERARLEVYRDTERMRAEAEVKKGEMELRRTEIMAKTQLQIARLFAKRLKECVGGNGGSSSQVDTLAKKGENGSG